One part of the Mariniflexile litorale genome encodes these proteins:
- the gyrB gene encoding DNA topoisomerase (ATP-hydrolyzing) subunit B: protein MSEPKEEFNKHNYSADSIQALEGMEHVRMRPSMYIGDVGTRGLHHLVYEVVDNSIDEALAGHCNNITVIINEDNSITTEDDGRGIPVDLHKKEGVSALQVVMTKIGAGGKFDKDSYKVSGGLHGVGVSCVNALSEHLRATVYRDGKVYEQEYERGKAMYPVKEIGETDKRGTTVTFKPDQTIFTQTVEYSYDTLASRLRELAYLNKGITIHLVDKRGKKEDGTFEGETFHSTEGLKEFIKFLDGNREPLMKDVIAFEGEKNGVPVEVAMVYNTSYAENLHSYVNNINTHEGGTHLSGFRRGLTHTLKKYADESGLLKNLKFEIAGDDFREGLTAIISVKVQEPQFEGQTKTKLGNREVSASVSQAVSEMLTDYLEEHPDDAKIIVQKVILAAQARHAAQKAREMVQRKTVMSIGGLPGKLSDCSEQDPTKCEVFLVEGDSAGGTAKQGRDRAFQAILPLRGKILNVEKAMVHKVFENEEIKNIFTALGVTIGTEEDSKALNLSKLRYHKVVIMCDADIDGSHIATLILTFFFRYMKELIENGHIYIATPPLYLVKKGQKKEYAWSDVERDRIADDFGGSVSIQRYKGLGEMNAEQLWDTTMNPEFRTMRLVQIENGTEADRIFSMLMGDEVPPRREFIEKNAVYAKIDA, encoded by the coding sequence ATGAGCGAACCAAAAGAAGAGTTTAATAAGCATAATTATTCGGCAGATAGTATTCAGGCATTGGAAGGTATGGAGCATGTACGCATGCGCCCCTCGATGTATATTGGAGATGTTGGCACCAGAGGGTTACATCATTTAGTGTATGAAGTTGTAGATAACTCGATTGATGAGGCATTGGCTGGCCATTGTAATAACATCACCGTTATTATTAATGAAGATAACTCGATTACCACCGAAGATGATGGACGTGGTATTCCTGTAGATTTACATAAAAAGGAGGGCGTATCTGCACTTCAAGTTGTAATGACTAAAATTGGAGCAGGTGGAAAATTTGATAAAGATTCGTATAAAGTATCTGGTGGTTTACATGGTGTTGGTGTAAGTTGTGTGAATGCTTTATCAGAACATTTGCGTGCTACCGTTTACAGAGATGGTAAAGTTTATGAACAAGAATATGAGCGTGGTAAAGCCATGTATCCTGTTAAAGAAATTGGTGAAACTGATAAAAGAGGTACCACTGTTACTTTTAAGCCAGACCAAACAATATTTACCCAAACAGTAGAGTATAGTTATGATACTTTGGCTAGCAGATTACGTGAGCTAGCTTATCTAAATAAAGGGATAACGATTCATTTAGTTGATAAAAGAGGGAAAAAAGAAGATGGTACTTTTGAAGGAGAAACGTTTCATTCTACGGAAGGACTTAAAGAATTTATCAAGTTTTTAGATGGAAACAGAGAGCCTTTAATGAAAGATGTTATTGCGTTTGAAGGTGAGAAAAACGGAGTTCCTGTTGAAGTTGCGATGGTTTATAATACCTCGTATGCGGAAAACTTACATTCATATGTAAATAACATTAATACACATGAAGGAGGGACACATTTGTCTGGTTTCCGTCGTGGGTTAACACATACGCTCAAAAAGTATGCAGATGAATCTGGTTTACTTAAAAATTTAAAATTCGAAATTGCTGGTGATGATTTCCGCGAAGGATTAACAGCGATCATTTCGGTAAAAGTTCAAGAACCACAATTCGAGGGACAAACAAAAACCAAATTAGGTAATCGTGAAGTATCGGCTTCAGTAAGTCAGGCGGTATCTGAAATGCTAACCGATTACTTAGAAGAACATCCAGACGATGCTAAAATCATTGTTCAAAAAGTAATATTAGCGGCACAAGCGCGTCATGCAGCTCAAAAAGCACGTGAAATGGTACAGCGTAAAACCGTTATGAGTATTGGTGGTTTGCCTGGTAAATTAAGTGACTGTTCAGAGCAAGACCCTACAAAATGTGAAGTATTTCTTGTAGAGGGAGATTCGGCAGGTGGAACGGCGAAGCAAGGTCGTGATCGTGCATTTCAGGCTATTTTGCCTTTAAGAGGTAAAATTTTGAATGTAGAGAAAGCCATGGTTCACAAGGTTTTTGAAAACGAAGAGATTAAAAACATATTCACCGCTTTAGGGGTTACTATTGGAACTGAAGAAGATAGTAAAGCTTTAAACCTTTCAAAATTACGTTACCATAAAGTAGTTATTATGTGTGATGCGGATATTGATGGTAGTCACATTGCTACTTTAATATTAACGTTCTTTTTTAGATATATGAAAGAGTTAATAGAAAACGGACATATATATATTGCTACCCCTCCTTTATACCTTGTTAAAAAAGGTCAAAAGAAAGAATATGCTTGGAGTGATGTGGAGCGTGATAGAATTGCAGATGATTTTGGAGGTAGCGTAAGCATTCAACGTTATAAAGGTCTTGGAGAGATGAACGCTGAACAACTTTGGGATACTACTATGAACCCTGAATTTAGAACCATGCGTTTAGTTCAAATAGAAAATGGAACTGAAGCTGACAGAATCTTCTCTATGCTTATGGGTGATGAAGTCCCACCACGTAGAGAGTTTATTGAAAAGAATGCTGTTTATGCTAAAATTGATGCTTAA
- a CDS encoding DUF6588 family protein: MKRIIILMLLCFSTIFSQAQDIDALLVAGVKNAERFANDYLKPGTNGLIHSMNANWFNTAEAKPLGGFEISVIANAATIKKEHKSFLMNIADYNSDPDQDFTIEFADGMASKKVASAFGENNPDVNIIVKYDDPLLPGEQQETITLPSGIGSQTANLLPTAFIQGALGLSKGIEIKARFVPKINTEDIDFSMYGAGLQVEFTKWLPADKLLPVAVSGLVAYTHLDGSYDLTDSSGINGDNQRLENDTNTWLFQLIASTKLPVINFYGGIGYIKGKSESDLLGTYIVSNGPLFSQTITNPFSVSSEVSSVRGTIGTKLKLGFFRLNAEYHLAEFNAFSVGINFGFR, from the coding sequence ATGAAAAGGATAATTATATTGATGTTGTTGTGTTTTTCAACAATTTTTTCACAAGCTCAAGATATTGATGCACTTTTAGTAGCAGGCGTAAAAAATGCGGAACGTTTTGCTAACGATTATTTAAAACCAGGAACAAATGGTTTAATACATAGTATGAATGCCAACTGGTTTAATACAGCCGAAGCAAAGCCATTGGGAGGTTTCGAAATTTCAGTAATAGCTAATGCTGCAACTATTAAAAAAGAACATAAATCTTTTTTAATGAATATAGCAGATTATAACAGCGATCCAGATCAAGATTTTACGATAGAATTTGCAGATGGGATGGCTTCAAAAAAAGTGGCTTCTGCATTTGGAGAAAACAATCCAGATGTAAATATTATTGTCAAGTATGATGATCCTCTTTTACCAGGAGAACAACAAGAAACAATTACTTTACCTAGTGGAATAGGTTCGCAAACGGCTAATTTGTTACCAACAGCTTTTATCCAAGGAGCCTTGGGACTAAGCAAAGGCATAGAAATAAAAGCACGTTTCGTTCCTAAAATTAATACGGAAGACATTGATTTCAGTATGTATGGAGCGGGTTTACAAGTTGAATTCACAAAATGGTTGCCTGCGGATAAATTATTACCTGTAGCTGTTTCTGGTTTGGTAGCGTATACACATTTAGATGGATCATATGATTTGACAGATTCTTCGGGTATTAATGGTGATAATCAAAGACTTGAAAATGATACGAATACTTGGTTATTTCAGTTAATAGCTTCTACTAAATTACCTGTAATTAATTTTTATGGAGGTATTGGTTATATCAAAGGAAAATCAGAATCCGATTTATTAGGAACATATATTGTATCGAATGGGCCTTTGTTTTCTCAGACGATTACTAATCCTTTCTCGGTTTCAAGTGAAGTTTCATCGGTAAGAGGAACCATTGGAACAAAATTAAAATTAGGCTTTTTTAGATTAAATGCTGAATATCATTTAGCTGAATTTAATGCCTTTTCAGTGGGTATAAATTTTGGATTTAGATGA
- a CDS encoding carboxypeptidase-like regulatory domain-containing protein — MKNSRSVIYIVLCIVNVCFSQNNSNKKPLTEIIETVEQKFDLKFSYAFDDLSSVFIEQPNPEFNLEETIEYLNSKTLLNFKILNNRYVTVSVIEKTISICGFVFASENNDPLFGASVVVNDSRKGVITNDKGKFQLNEVPLNAMITISYLGFKSQELNAKYLFSEINNCKQIVLVENKEALNEVLITKFLTTGFQKLLDGSTVLNTKAFGILPGLTDPDILQSIQVLPGVESTNESIANINVRGGTNDQNLMLWDGIKMYHSGHFFGLISAYNPNLTNKVVVSKNGTSSEYSDGVSSTINMFTKNELSGNFSGGAGANLISADVFLEIPINKKLEFHVSGRRSITDGFNTPTYDNYFDRSFQDSDIKTNSETIENQTTTSNFVFYDYTAKVLFNLNKQHKFRANVISIDNNLEYYERIANANETTSKSSNLTQNNLGFGGHWMANWNSKLSSQFSAYYSKYNVDANDYRIESDQLLTQANEVLETGFKLNTYYEVSDFLTVLNGYQFNETGILNETTVTKPSYDKTKKDVLLNHALYTQAEYNKGTTFFRIGVRANYFQKFEKLLIEPRLNVRQKLSNQFALKWEGEFKNQSATQIIDFQDDFLGVENRRWILANEKSIPISESKQGSFGFEFNQNNLNIDASGFYKTVEGITASNQGFYNNFQYNNAIGNYTVKGLEFLANKTANNYSTWLSYTYSINDYKFETFTPSAFPNNVDIRHSVSIGFNYDILENLKISVGGIWRSGQPYTSPVVGNETVESGNVTYVNYDAPNSKNLDEFKRLDASLSYKFNIYQLVNASLKIGVINITNTKNIINRYYKVNPNDSNTAIQINNTSLGLTPNVSFRVDF; from the coding sequence ATGAAAAATAGCAGAAGCGTTATTTATATAGTTCTATGTATTGTTAATGTCTGTTTTTCTCAAAATAATTCGAATAAAAAACCGCTGACAGAAATAATAGAAACAGTGGAACAAAAGTTTGATCTCAAGTTTTCATATGCTTTTGATGATCTTTCTAGTGTATTTATTGAACAACCAAACCCTGAATTTAACCTAGAGGAAACCATCGAGTATCTTAATTCTAAAACCCTATTAAATTTTAAAATTTTGAATAATAGATATGTTACTGTTTCTGTTATAGAGAAAACTATTTCTATCTGTGGTTTTGTGTTTGCTTCGGAAAATAATGACCCTTTATTTGGTGCTTCAGTTGTTGTGAATGATAGCAGAAAAGGAGTGATTACAAACGATAAAGGAAAATTTCAGCTAAATGAAGTGCCTCTAAATGCGATGATTACTATTTCGTATCTCGGGTTTAAAAGTCAAGAATTAAATGCAAAATATCTTTTTTCAGAAATTAATAATTGCAAACAAATTGTCTTGGTTGAAAATAAAGAAGCGTTAAATGAAGTACTCATAACTAAATTCCTAACTACAGGTTTTCAAAAGTTGTTAGACGGAAGTACGGTTTTAAATACAAAAGCCTTTGGTATTTTGCCAGGTTTAACAGATCCCGATATTTTACAATCCATACAAGTGCTTCCTGGAGTTGAAAGCACGAATGAAAGTATTGCAAATATTAATGTGAGAGGAGGTACGAACGACCAAAACCTCATGCTTTGGGATGGTATTAAAATGTATCATTCAGGACATTTTTTTGGATTGATTTCGGCTTACAATCCGAACCTAACCAATAAAGTTGTGGTATCTAAAAATGGTACAAGTAGTGAGTATAGTGATGGTGTTTCCAGTACCATAAATATGTTTACTAAAAATGAATTATCAGGAAATTTTTCTGGCGGAGCAGGAGCAAACTTAATAAGTGCTGATGTTTTTTTAGAAATTCCTATCAACAAAAAATTAGAGTTTCATGTTTCTGGACGAAGATCCATAACCGATGGTTTTAATACACCAACTTACGACAATTATTTTGATAGAAGTTTTCAGGATAGTGATATAAAAACCAACAGTGAGACTATAGAAAACCAAACCACAACATCCAATTTTGTGTTTTATGATTATACGGCTAAAGTGTTATTCAATCTAAACAAACAACATAAGTTTAGAGCCAATGTAATTAGCATCGATAATAATTTAGAGTATTATGAACGTATTGCTAATGCAAACGAAACAACATCTAAATCAAGCAATTTAACCCAAAATAATTTAGGGTTTGGCGGACATTGGATGGCTAACTGGAATTCTAAATTAAGCTCTCAATTTTCAGCCTATTATTCAAAGTATAACGTAGATGCAAATGATTATAGAATTGAATCGGATCAGTTATTAACTCAAGCTAATGAAGTGTTAGAAACCGGTTTTAAATTAAACACTTATTATGAAGTGTCTGACTTTTTAACGGTTTTAAACGGATATCAGTTTAATGAAACAGGTATTCTTAATGAAACTACAGTTACAAAACCTTCGTACGATAAAACTAAAAAAGATGTATTGTTAAATCACGCACTTTACACGCAAGCAGAATATAATAAAGGCACTACTTTTTTTAGAATAGGTGTGAGAGCTAATTATTTTCAAAAGTTTGAAAAGTTGTTAATAGAGCCTCGGTTGAATGTAAGACAGAAGCTATCGAATCAATTCGCTTTAAAATGGGAAGGCGAGTTTAAAAATCAATCTGCAACACAAATAATTGATTTTCAAGACGATTTTTTAGGTGTTGAAAACCGACGATGGATTTTGGCTAATGAAAAATCGATACCAATTTCAGAAAGCAAACAAGGCTCATTTGGGTTCGAGTTCAATCAAAATAATTTAAATATTGACGCTTCGGGGTTTTATAAAACAGTGGAAGGTATTACAGCTAGTAATCAAGGGTTTTATAATAATTTTCAATACAATAATGCTATTGGTAATTACACCGTAAAGGGCTTAGAGTTTTTAGCAAATAAAACAGCCAATAATTATAGTACTTGGCTAAGTTATACCTATTCAATTAACGATTACAAATTTGAAACCTTTACACCTTCAGCCTTTCCAAATAATGTAGATATTAGACATTCTGTTTCTATTGGTTTTAATTACGATATTTTAGAGAATTTAAAAATATCGGTTGGGGGTATTTGGCGCTCTGGACAGCCTTATACATCGCCAGTTGTTGGGAATGAAACTGTAGAATCAGGAAATGTAACTTATGTTAATTACGATGCGCCCAATAGTAAGAATCTCGATGAATTTAAACGTTTAGATGCGTCTTTAAGTTATAAATTCAACATTTATCAATTAGTAAATGCCTCTTTAAAAATTGGGGTCATTAATATCACCAATACTAAAAATATAATAAATCGTTATTATAAAGTAAACCCAAACGATTCTAATACGGCCATTCAAATAAATAATACGTCATTAGGCTTAACACCTAATGTGAGTTTTAGGGTTGATTTTTAG
- a CDS encoding porin family protein produces the protein MKTIFKILFIFTIALTSNAQTNKSNAGLKGGYNLAAVSFDGETETGQRHSFHIGFYGESFLSESVALQVELLYSQQGYELKDNSGTFTQKLDYVNLPLMLKLYPDEAFFLEVGPQVGLAVSHKEEFDSSFGLFDTSQEFDPQSFDWGVNFGTGFKTESGVSLGVRYHLGLGNVYDEGNPKNRVWQFSIGFDF, from the coding sequence ATGAAAACAATCTTTAAAATCTTATTCATATTTACTATCGCATTAACTTCAAATGCACAAACAAATAAATCGAACGCAGGACTAAAAGGTGGTTACAATTTAGCTGCCGTAAGTTTTGATGGCGAAACAGAAACCGGACAAAGACACTCTTTTCATATCGGTTTTTATGGTGAATCGTTTTTATCGGAAAGTGTCGCGTTACAAGTAGAATTGCTTTACTCGCAACAAGGTTATGAATTAAAGGATAACAGCGGAACTTTCACGCAAAAATTAGATTACGTCAATCTTCCATTAATGCTAAAACTTTATCCTGATGAAGCATTCTTTTTAGAAGTTGGTCCCCAAGTTGGATTAGCAGTCTCTCACAAAGAAGAGTTTGATAGCAGTTTCGGTTTGTTTGACACCTCACAAGAATTCGACCCTCAAAGTTTTGACTGGGGCGTAAACTTTGGTACTGGTTTTAAAACTGAATCTGGTGTTTCATTAGGCGTTAGATACCATTTAGGATTAGGCAACGTTTATGACGAAGGCAACCCAAAAAATCGTGTGTGGCAATTTTCAATAGGATTTGATTTTTAA
- a CDS encoding membrane metalloprotease: protein MKKIITLLVILGFLVSCSKEDTTEVNNSNIKLANQKGTGSSSNDLLSDTTFKSMVIELVYVEGFEPSQNSISNFVNFLNSRTFKPNGITVEKRAIPSPGNAPYSNQEIIDIEDANRSKYNTSNQVAVWAFFADGESENNTNSGIVLGTAYRNTSFVIYEATIQDLSNSAFEPNRTVLETTVITHELGHILGLTNLGTTMVNNHEDTEHAKHCNIESCLMYWAAESGSDLSNLMGSNTAPQLDAQCIADLQANGGK, encoded by the coding sequence ATGAAAAAAATAATAACATTACTAGTGATTCTCGGCTTTTTGGTTTCTTGCTCAAAAGAAGATACTACCGAAGTTAATAATTCAAACATAAAATTAGCAAATCAAAAAGGGACAGGAAGCTCTTCAAACGATTTGTTATCAGATACCACTTTTAAAAGTATGGTAATTGAACTAGTATATGTTGAAGGGTTTGAACCTAGCCAAAATAGCATTAGTAATTTTGTGAATTTTTTAAATTCTAGAACATTTAAACCAAATGGGATTACTGTTGAAAAGAGAGCCATTCCTTCTCCAGGAAATGCTCCTTATTCCAATCAAGAAATTATAGACATAGAAGATGCCAATCGCTCTAAATACAATACAAGCAATCAAGTAGCTGTTTGGGCTTTTTTTGCCGATGGTGAATCTGAAAACAACACCAATTCCGGAATTGTTTTAGGAACAGCCTATAGAAACACCTCATTTGTAATTTATGAAGCAACCATTCAAGATTTAAGTAACAGTGCTTTTGAACCGAATCGAACTGTTTTAGAAACTACGGTAATAACCCATGAATTGGGTCATATTTTAGGTCTTACAAACTTAGGAACAACTATGGTTAATAATCATGAAGATACCGAACACGCTAAGCATTGTAATATTGAAAGTTGCCTTATGTATTGGGCTGCCGAAAGCGGTTCTGATTTAAGCAACTTAATGGGATCGAACACAGCACCTCAACTAGACGCTCAATGTATTGCCGATTTACAGGCAAATGGCGGTAAATAA
- a CDS encoding sigma-70 family RNA polymerase sigma factor — protein MDANKLCEETYFNTFYLEHIQSASNFAYYKCGDKDGALDFVQDAFSKIWENCSKIDFTKAKTYLFTTINNLFLNTIKHNKVVLEYAKASPYLDRTNESPEYILEEEEFKKKLQNAISLLTDAQREVFLLNRIEGKKYREIADLLDISQKAVEKRMSGALKILREHIENI, from the coding sequence ATGGATGCGAATAAACTTTGTGAGGAAACTTATTTTAATACTTTTTATTTGGAACATATACAATCGGCTAGCAATTTTGCCTATTATAAATGTGGAGATAAAGATGGTGCTTTAGATTTTGTGCAGGATGCATTTTCTAAAATTTGGGAGAATTGTTCTAAAATAGATTTTACAAAAGCCAAAACCTATTTATTTACTACCATTAATAATTTGTTTTTAAATACCATAAAACATAATAAGGTAGTTTTAGAATATGCAAAAGCGTCACCTTATTTAGATAGAACAAATGAAAGTCCCGAATATATTTTAGAGGAAGAAGAGTTTAAAAAGAAGCTTCAAAACGCCATTTCACTATTAACCGATGCACAACGCGAAGTGTTTTTATTAAATAGAATCGAAGGTAAAAAATATAGAGAAATAGCCGATTTATTAGATATTTCTCAGAAGGCTGTAGAAAAAAGAATGTCTGGAGCTTTAAAAATTTTACGAGAACATATCGAAAATATTTAA
- a CDS encoding metallophosphoesterase family protein, with product MKSEAVVNNQIKVELLREPYLQNSFADSISILWKTNAGEKSFVKYGKTKDLNSTSYSVAEKDGDFLRHTVTLKGLDRGEKYFYAIYSDDQLLASGDDYYFRVEPLDKNSKFSFYAMGDIGEPVEKGGFPQITSYQINSLKEKPNFGIGLGDIIYPDGESLYADEYLFKPMEAILRNIPFYPALGNHDWKTDPDLNFEKEWKLPNNEHYYSYDYGNAHFIALDTRNGELFDVENQVKWFENDLIQVQGKHDWIFVYFHHNGRTCTYKKDEKAVIALYPLFSKYNVDVVLNGHAHTYERLHPYDSNGNVLEKHRANTDAYPEISNGFIQITTGAGGKLNKNWQPQIPGECDKNVVAAVAHTGHFSLLTVEGKKLHLQAISTIGGVVLDSFTMNKN from the coding sequence ATGAAATCAGAGGCAGTGGTTAATAATCAAATTAAAGTAGAGCTTTTACGTGAACCTTATTTGCAAAATTCGTTTGCGGATAGTATTAGTATTTTATGGAAAACGAATGCTGGTGAAAAATCTTTTGTGAAATATGGGAAAACAAAAGACTTAAATAGTACAAGTTATAGCGTTGCAGAAAAGGATGGCGATTTTTTAAGACATACAGTTACTTTAAAAGGTTTAGATAGGGGAGAGAAATATTTCTATGCTATTTATTCAGATGATCAATTATTGGCTTCTGGTGATGATTATTATTTTAGAGTAGAGCCTTTAGATAAAAATAGTAAGTTTTCATTTTATGCGATGGGTGATATTGGAGAACCTGTAGAAAAAGGAGGGTTTCCGCAAATTACAAGCTATCAAATTAATAGTTTAAAGGAAAAACCAAATTTCGGAATAGGTTTGGGTGATATTATTTATCCTGATGGAGAAAGTCTGTATGCCGATGAATATTTGTTTAAACCCATGGAAGCAATTTTGAGAAATATTCCATTTTATCCAGCTTTAGGAAATCATGATTGGAAAACAGATCCCGATCTTAATTTTGAGAAAGAATGGAAATTGCCAAATAATGAGCATTATTATTCTTATGATTATGGTAATGCGCACTTTATAGCTTTAGATACTAGAAACGGCGAGTTGTTTGATGTTGAAAATCAAGTTAAATGGTTTGAAAACGATTTAATTCAAGTCCAAGGGAAACACGATTGGATTTTTGTGTATTTCCATCATAATGGAAGAACTTGTACCTATAAAAAAGATGAAAAGGCAGTTATAGCTTTGTATCCGTTGTTTTCAAAATATAATGTAGATGTGGTGCTAAATGGGCATGCACATACTTATGAAAGGCTTCATCCATATGATTCTAATGGAAATGTTCTTGAAAAACATCGCGCTAATACTGATGCATATCCAGAAATTTCAAATGGCTTTATTCAAATTACTACAGGAGCAGGGGGAAAACTTAATAAAAATTGGCAACCCCAAATCCCAGGAGAGTGTGATAAAAATGTTGTGGCAGCAGTGGCGCATACAGGACATTTTTCTTTGTTAACGGTAGAAGGTAAAAAGCTGCATTTACAAGCCATTTCAACTATTGGAGGTGTCGTGTTAGATTCTTTTACAATGAATAAAAATTAA
- a CDS encoding FecR domain-containing protein produces the protein MKNVNNILKWFDNELNEEQIQDLKRSENIETLEKIAFYAKQMQAPEVDVQKALLDFRERKLTKNEAKVIPLNFKMFMKIAAVFLVMLTSSYFLFFNNNMTFETQVAQNQVLTLPDNSEVILNAKSKLKYNKKTWKDKRNLQLDGEAFFKVSKGKKFTVTTNVGTVQVLGTQFNVKERDNYFEVQCYEGLVSVTFNDETVKLPKGKSFRVVNGAIESVKAFNAENPSWMQAETSFDKIPLSQVIAEFQRQYELKVTLIGVDASQLFTGAFTHKDQNIALQSITIPLKLSYKIEGNQVTLYKYEK, from the coding sequence ATGAAAAACGTAAATAACATATTAAAGTGGTTTGATAATGAGCTTAATGAGGAGCAAATTCAAGATTTAAAACGATCTGAAAATATTGAAACTCTAGAGAAAATAGCTTTTTATGCCAAACAAATGCAAGCGCCTGAAGTAGATGTGCAAAAAGCGTTGTTAGATTTTAGAGAAAGAAAGCTTACAAAGAATGAAGCTAAAGTGATACCGCTTAATTTTAAAATGTTTATGAAAATAGCTGCTGTTTTCTTGGTGATGCTTACATCTTCATATTTTTTGTTTTTTAATAATAATATGACTTTTGAAACGCAAGTAGCTCAAAACCAAGTATTAACATTACCTGATAATTCAGAAGTGATTTTAAATGCTAAATCAAAATTAAAGTATAATAAAAAAACTTGGAAAGATAAACGGAATCTTCAATTAGATGGGGAAGCCTTTTTTAAAGTAAGTAAAGGAAAAAAGTTTACTGTAACAACCAATGTTGGAACAGTTCAGGTTTTAGGTACACAATTTAATGTTAAAGAACGGGATAACTATTTTGAAGTACAATGTTATGAGGGTTTAGTAAGTGTTACTTTTAATGATGAAACGGTTAAATTACCCAAGGGTAAATCGTTTAGAGTTGTAAATGGTGCTATTGAATCGGTTAAAGCGTTTAATGCAGAAAATCCATCTTGGATGCAAGCAGAGACTAGTTTTGATAAGATTCCGTTAAGTCAAGTTATAGCTGAATTTCAAAGACAATACGAATTAAAAGTAACCTTAATAGGTGTAGATGCTTCTCAATTATTCACTGGAGCCTTTACCCATAAAGACCAAAATATTGCTTTGCAATCAATCACTATTCCTTTAAAATTGAGTTATAAAATAGAAGGTAATCAAGTTACGTTGTATAAATATGAAAAATAG